CAAAACACCCTTCCTGCTAAAATTCCTTATCTCTTATTTTTACCCTATCACTGCTTTTAACAAAACATCTCTAGCAACTGGTAAAATTTTGCCCAGACAGCCCATGCAAGTCGAATCGCTGTTTGAAATCAATTGTTTTGGGAATTTTAAAGGAGGATTAAAAATAGTTGACTATTCATGTATATACAAGTAAAATGAAAACGTAAACAACATGTATATACAAGTTTTTAGAGTTGATAGCAATTTTTTTAATAGTTAATGAAAACGGTAACAGGAGGAGAGTAATTATGGATCGACAGGCAGTTGAACAAATTGTTGAAGCTGTTGGAGGCAAAGAAAACATTGCCGGTGCCACTCACTGTGTTACAAGGCTGCGTTTTGCCTTGAAGGATGAAGGAAAAGTGGATAAGGAAAAGCTGGAGAATATTGATCTTGTAAAAGGATCTTTTTCCGCAAATGGACAATACCAGGTCGTTATTGGACAGGGGCTTGTTGACAAGGTATACGCAGAAATGGTTGCGATTACCGGAATTGGGGAAGCTTCAAAAGAAGAAATAAAAGATGCTGCAGCCCAAAACTTGAATCCTCTTCAAAGGGCAATCAAGACGCTGGCAGATATCTTCATTCCAATCCTTCCAGCGATTGTTACTGCTGGTTTGTTGATGGGGATCAATAATATCCTGACTGGAAAGGACATCTTTTTTGAAGGCCAGGCATTTATTGACGTTTATACCGGATGGGCCGATTTTGCCAGCATTATTAATTTAATTGCAAATACAGCCTTCGTATTCCTGCCAGGTTTAATTGGTTGGAGTGCGGTAAATAAATTTGGCGGAAGCCCGCTTCTTGGTATTGTTTTGGGACTCATGCTTGTACATCCTGACTTGCTGAATGCATGGGGTTACGGGGCAGCAAAAGAAATTCCTACATGGAATCTGTTTGGACTGACAGTTGAGAAGGTAGGATATCAAGGCCAGGTATTGCCTGTATTGCTAGCTTCATATGTACTGGCGAAAATGGAAATCTTTTTGCGCAAACGGATACCTGATGCATTCCAGTTGTTGACCGTTGCCCCAATAGCTTTATTGGTAACAGGATTCCTATCGTTCATCGTGATTGGGCCAATTACTTTCGCGATTGGGAATGCGATTACTGATGGCGTTGTTGGAATTTTTGATGCAGCACCTGCTATTGGCGGATTGGTCTATGGCGGTCTTTATGCACCGCTTGTTATCACAGGTATGCACCATACCTTCCTGGCAGTGGATTTACAATTGATAGGAACAATCGGCGGTACATTCCTATGGCCGATGGTAGCTCTTTCTAATATCGCACAGGGCTCAGCAGCTTTTGCCATGATGTTTGCTGACAAGGACAATGAAAAGTTAAAAGGCCTTTCAATGACATCAGCGATTTCAGCATGGTTGGGAATTACCGAACCAGCAATGTTCGGTGTGAACCTGCGCTACAGATATCCATTTATCGCAGCGATCATCGGTTCAGCAATCGCTGGAATTGTCATCACCCTTCGCGGAGTCATGGCACCATCGATTGGTGTTGGCGGATTGCCTGCTTTCCTATCCATCTTCACTGAGTTCTGGGGTGTTTTCTTCATTGGGATGGGAATCGCGCTTGTCGTACCATTCGTACTGACATTCATTATGGCAAAAACAAGAAAGAAAAAAGAAGCTTAATCGCAACTAGAGAATCCTGATGGAGGTGGATGTTTTATTATGACTGAACCATGGTGGAAAAAGTCGGTTGTCTATCAAATCTATCCAAAGAGTTTTTATGATACAACTGGCAATGGAACAGGCGATCTGCCGGGGATTATCGCCAAGCTTGATTATTTGAAGGAGCTGGGGGTGGATGTAATCTGGCTGACGCCGGTTTATGATTCACCGCAGCGGGATAATGGATACGATATTAGAGATTATTATCATATTTATGAAGAATACGGGACGATGGAAGACTTCGACCGTCTTCTAGAAGAATCACATATGCGCGGCATCAAGATTATCATGGACTTAGTAGTGAACCACTCATCAACTGAGCATGAGTGGTTCCAGGATGCCCTGAAATCCAAGGGTAGCCGTTACCGAAACTATTATATTTGGAAAGACCCAAAGGAAGACGGCAGTGCACCGACCAATTGGGAATCAAAGTTCGGCGGGAATGCATGGGAGTATGATGAGACAACAGGACAATACTACCTTCATTTATTCGATGTGACCCAGGCCGATTTAAATTGGGAAAATGAGGAGCTCCGCAATGATGTATACGAGATGATGCATTATTGGTTCAAGAAAGGCATTGATGGCTTCAGGCTTGATGTTATTAACCTTATTTCAAAGGATCAGGATTTCCTTGATGATGATGGCTCGGTACCTCCGGGAGACGGCCGGAAATTTTACACAGATGGTCCAAAAGTGCATGAGTATTTGCAGGAAATGAATCGTGAAGTTCTATCTAAATATGACAGCATGACGGTCGGCGAGATGTCTTCCACAACCATCGAAAACTGCATTAAATACTCGAACCCAGAACGGAACGAATTAAGCATGACGTTTAACTTCCATCATTTAAAGGTCGACTATGAAAATGGCGACAAGTGGACTCTTGCCGATTTTGATTTCCTTGCCCTTAAACGAATTTTATCTTTATGGCAAAAAGAAATGCATGAGGGCGGGGGATGGAACGCTTTGTTCTGGTGTAATCATGACCAGCCGAGAGTTGTTTCCCGATATGGTAATGATGGGGAATATCACCGCGAATCGGCGAAAATGCTTGGTACTGCAGTCCACATGATGCAAGGGACACCTTATATTTATCAGGGCGAAGAAATCGGCATGACCAATCCTTATTTTGATAGGATAGAGGATTATCGTGATGTTGAATCCTTGAATATCTATAAAATCAAAATGGAAAAAGGCATGTCCAAGGAGGAAATCCTTAAGATTCTGCAGAGTAAGTCACGTGATAACTCCAGAACGCCTGTACAGTGGAATGGAGAAAAGCATGCAGGTTTTACAAGCGGGACTCCATGGATCGATGTTGCCAGGAATTA
This window of the Mesobacillus jeotgali genome carries:
- the treC gene encoding alpha,alpha-phosphotrehalase, producing the protein MTEPWWKKSVVYQIYPKSFYDTTGNGTGDLPGIIAKLDYLKELGVDVIWLTPVYDSPQRDNGYDIRDYYHIYEEYGTMEDFDRLLEESHMRGIKIIMDLVVNHSSTEHEWFQDALKSKGSRYRNYYIWKDPKEDGSAPTNWESKFGGNAWEYDETTGQYYLHLFDVTQADLNWENEELRNDVYEMMHYWFKKGIDGFRLDVINLISKDQDFLDDDGSVPPGDGRKFYTDGPKVHEYLQEMNREVLSKYDSMTVGEMSSTTIENCIKYSNPERNELSMTFNFHHLKVDYENGDKWTLADFDFLALKRILSLWQKEMHEGGGWNALFWCNHDQPRVVSRYGNDGEYHRESAKMLGTAVHMMQGTPYIYQGEEIGMTNPYFDRIEDYRDVESLNIYKIKMEKGMSKEEILKILQSKSRDNSRTPVQWNGEKHAGFTSGTPWIDVARNYQTVNVENALADENSVFYHYKKLIQLRKQYDIITYGDYQLIHEEHPDIFAYVRNAQNEKLLVVNNFYGKDTVFELPDSVDADGYKVEILLSNYADPSEDISRINLRPYESVVYHLT
- the treP gene encoding PTS system trehalose-specific EIIBC component; translated protein: MDRQAVEQIVEAVGGKENIAGATHCVTRLRFALKDEGKVDKEKLENIDLVKGSFSANGQYQVVIGQGLVDKVYAEMVAITGIGEASKEEIKDAAAQNLNPLQRAIKTLADIFIPILPAIVTAGLLMGINNILTGKDIFFEGQAFIDVYTGWADFASIINLIANTAFVFLPGLIGWSAVNKFGGSPLLGIVLGLMLVHPDLLNAWGYGAAKEIPTWNLFGLTVEKVGYQGQVLPVLLASYVLAKMEIFLRKRIPDAFQLLTVAPIALLVTGFLSFIVIGPITFAIGNAITDGVVGIFDAAPAIGGLVYGGLYAPLVITGMHHTFLAVDLQLIGTIGGTFLWPMVALSNIAQGSAAFAMMFADKDNEKLKGLSMTSAISAWLGITEPAMFGVNLRYRYPFIAAIIGSAIAGIVITLRGVMAPSIGVGGLPAFLSIFTEFWGVFFIGMGIALVVPFVLTFIMAKTRKKKEA